TGTACTTTATCCTTTCGGGAGAAGGGTCCATCGAAACTGCTTTATTTAAAGAAGAGACCAATGTTTTTGAAAATGTAACAACTCAAACACTAAAGCCTGGCGACGCATTTACAATTCACCCATTGGTTATACATCAATTAGTTAATGAAGAGACAGGGATGCTTAAACTTTTAGCAGTAGCTCCCAAAAGTCACAATAATGAAGACCGCTATTTTGTTGACTTAGGCAAAAAGGGAGTTGCATAAAAGGGACTCGGCTCTTTGACCTGAGTACGATAAATACAAAGCGAAGCA
The window above is part of the Sphingobacterium sp. ML3W genome. Proteins encoded here:
- a CDS encoding cupin domain-containing protein, whose amino-acid sequence is MIEIVNGFEILGKVAKDALMMQKVAHLIGEDTMSLFIIELSKNQKLPAHYHKAGIEMYFILSGEGSIETALFKEETNVFENVTTQTLKPGDAFTIHPLVIHQLVNEETGMLKLLAVAPKSHNNEDRYFVDLGKKGVA